A part of Streptomyces sp. NBC_01235 genomic DNA contains:
- a CDS encoding SpoIIE family protein phosphatase yields the protein MTGSAGDERKPSGPPPALLTRAVADALRATGGRAGGVYLCSATSGLLRLAVLAGLPGRLFRPWWRVHVDRPFPVADVFRTGVPVVLANATEMMRRYAQFAAGLPFQFGSLYVPVVADGRSFGVLTLLRPAVADGAEVLAERERVTAVAAALGAALLRLETDGGTVTWDDEPLCVRPPAVGPAPGRVGRFSWDPATDAVTLDERARALLGLPPGEPPGTLDALARAVDPTDAHRLPELLRETAQGRPPPLPVQVRTSEGGLRLLELWEATDVEAGPAGGPAAPPATPRPLAGVLLDPGPGALADGAADLLPEGVFCLDRLGLVVYANARAGHLLGVPRERLVGRSLWEAVPWLTQPASEEHLRGALLTPEPAHFHVRLPTTADPLSVPRPYEGDWLRVSLYPGADLTTCTAVPASRVPHAAAPEPADPDAPAPDTAASAPLSYRPIVLAIALTEAVTARQVSAVVMQELLPAFGGRRLAIYLLQERHLYLAWESGFPDGFLAPFEGVGLDARLPGVETLTTGRPLFFDSMQQLAAAYPGIALDASEGARAFLPLIASGRPVGSCILGFDGPRSFTSEERTVLTALAGLIAHAMEKAQRYDTEAALARGLQQALLPRRLSQHAGVETAGRYLPGTEGMDVGGDWYDVVEAGDGLALVIGDVQGHGVQAAATMGQLRSAVRAFALSDRPPEEVMGGTNRLLIDLDPGQFASCCYVRLDPATGLARAARAGHLPPLLRHPDGRTEVVELPGGVVLGVDPRANYPVTELRLEPGAILALYTDGLVERAGHDIDEGITALRTVLAEADAHAGRSLADVADRLTATARQAVDRPDDIALLLATRRGGGGSRPRRA from the coding sequence ATGACTGGGAGCGCCGGGGACGAGCGGAAGCCGTCCGGACCGCCGCCCGCGCTGCTGACCCGGGCCGTGGCGGACGCGCTGCGGGCGACGGGCGGCCGCGCCGGTGGTGTGTACCTGTGCTCGGCCACGTCCGGGCTGCTGCGCCTGGCGGTCCTCGCGGGGCTGCCCGGCCGGCTGTTCCGCCCCTGGTGGCGGGTGCACGTGGACCGGCCGTTCCCGGTGGCCGACGTGTTCCGGACGGGCGTACCGGTGGTGCTGGCGAACGCCACCGAGATGATGCGCCGCTATGCGCAGTTCGCGGCGGGCCTGCCCTTCCAGTTCGGTTCGCTGTACGTGCCCGTAGTGGCGGACGGGCGGTCCTTCGGTGTGCTGACCCTGCTGCGCCCGGCGGTGGCCGACGGGGCGGAGGTGCTGGCGGAGCGTGAACGGGTGACGGCCGTGGCGGCCGCCCTGGGCGCGGCCCTGTTGCGGCTGGAAACGGACGGCGGGACCGTCACCTGGGACGACGAGCCGCTGTGCGTACGGCCGCCGGCCGTGGGACCGGCCCCGGGGCGCGTCGGGCGGTTCTCGTGGGACCCGGCGACCGACGCCGTCACCCTGGACGAGCGGGCACGGGCCCTGCTCGGGCTGCCCCCGGGCGAGCCCCCGGGCACACTGGACGCCCTGGCCAGGGCCGTCGACCCGACGGACGCCCACCGCCTGCCCGAACTGCTGCGCGAGACGGCCCAGGGCCGGCCCCCGCCGCTGCCGGTCCAGGTGCGCACCAGCGAGGGCGGCCTGCGGCTGCTGGAGCTGTGGGAGGCGACCGACGTGGAGGCCGGGCCTGCGGGTGGCCCCGCCGCGCCGCCCGCCACACCCCGCCCCCTCGCCGGCGTCCTCCTCGATCCCGGTCCGGGCGCCCTCGCCGACGGAGCCGCCGATCTCCTCCCGGAGGGCGTGTTCTGCCTCGACCGGCTCGGGCTCGTCGTCTACGCCAATGCCCGCGCCGGGCACCTCCTGGGCGTACCGCGGGAACGGCTGGTCGGCCGGTCGCTGTGGGAGGCCGTGCCGTGGCTGACCCAGCCGGCGTCCGAGGAGCACCTGCGGGGCGCCCTGCTGACGCCGGAGCCCGCGCACTTCCACGTGCGGCTGCCCACCACCGCCGACCCGCTCTCGGTCCCGCGGCCGTACGAGGGCGACTGGCTGCGCGTGTCCCTGTACCCCGGCGCGGATCTGACCACCTGTACGGCGGTCCCCGCGAGCCGTGTGCCGCACGCCGCGGCCCCCGAGCCCGCGGACCCGGACGCCCCCGCGCCGGACACCGCCGCCTCGGCCCCGCTGTCCTACCGGCCCATCGTCCTGGCCATCGCGCTGACGGAGGCGGTGACCGCCCGCCAGGTGTCGGCGGTTGTCATGCAGGAGCTGTTGCCGGCGTTCGGCGGCCGTCGGCTGGCCATCTACCTCCTCCAGGAGCGGCACCTGTACCTGGCGTGGGAGTCCGGCTTCCCCGACGGCTTCCTGGCCCCCTTCGAAGGGGTGGGGCTGGACGCCCGGCTGCCCGGCGTGGAAACCCTCACCACGGGCCGTCCGCTCTTCTTCGACTCGATGCAGCAGCTCGCGGCCGCCTACCCGGGCATCGCCCTGGACGCGTCCGAGGGCGCCCGCGCCTTCCTCCCGCTGATCGCCTCCGGCCGCCCGGTCGGCTCGTGCATCCTCGGTTTCGACGGTCCGCGCAGCTTCACCTCCGAGGAGCGCACCGTGCTGACCGCGCTCGCCGGTCTGATCGCCCACGCGATGGAGAAGGCCCAGCGCTACGACACCGAGGCGGCTCTCGCCCGCGGGCTCCAGCAGGCACTGCTCCCCCGGCGGCTGTCGCAGCACGCCGGCGTGGAGACCGCCGGCCGCTACCTGCCGGGCACCGAGGGCATGGACGTGGGCGGCGACTGGTACGACGTCGTGGAGGCAGGGGACGGGCTGGCCCTGGTCATCGGGGACGTCCAGGGGCACGGGGTGCAGGCGGCGGCCACCATGGGGCAGCTGCGCAGCGCGGTGCGGGCGTTCGCGCTCAGCGACCGGCCCCCGGAGGAGGTCATGGGCGGTACGAACCGTCTCCTCATCGACCTGGACCCCGGTCAGTTCGCCAGTTGCTGCTACGTCCGGCTGGACCCGGCCACCGGTCTGGCCCGGGCGGCCCGAGCCGGGCATCTGCCGCCGCTGCTGCGCCACCCCGACGGGCGAACCGAGGTCGTGGAGCTGCCCGGCGGTGTCGTGCTCGGAGTGGATCCGCGCGCCAACTACCCGGTGACGGAACTGCGGCTGGAGCCGGGCGCGATCCTCGCCCTGTACACGGACGGACTCGTCGAGCGGGCCGGTCACGACATCGACGAGGGCATCACGGCGCTGCGCACGGTCCTGGCCGAAGCCGACGCTCACGCGGGCCGTTCCCTCGCCGATGTCGCCGACCGGCTCACCGCGACGGCCCGGCAGGCCGTCGACCGGCCCGACGACATCGCCCTGCTGCTGGCCACCCGGCGCGGGGGCGGCGGAAGTCGCCCAAGGCGAGCGTGA
- a CDS encoding lipoprotein encodes MGHVGRGLTLAALVTGLVTGCTAEGGSSDAASGASAKTTAKVAQRGGSVGASGSACELPVTFDIAEFWKAEAVDAGEATATTGDLAELADAFLRQGPVTMACEVDAKPAGKIGFLRVWTGEPGDADARSVLEDFVAAEKGASGAKYRTFKTGDVTGTEVEYVTTSELLEETKAEHALAVTTSQGPVVLHLGGMDTEEHEAMLPAYELAKSTLHATTA; translated from the coding sequence GTGGGGCACGTGGGGCGGGGACTGACGCTGGCGGCCCTGGTGACGGGGCTGGTGACGGGCTGCACGGCTGAGGGCGGGAGCTCGGACGCCGCGTCGGGCGCGTCGGCGAAGACGACCGCGAAGGTCGCGCAGCGCGGAGGGTCCGTCGGGGCCTCCGGGTCCGCCTGCGAGCTCCCGGTCACCTTCGACATCGCCGAGTTCTGGAAGGCCGAGGCCGTCGACGCCGGGGAGGCGACCGCCACCACCGGCGACCTGGCCGAGCTGGCCGACGCGTTCCTGCGCCAGGGCCCGGTCACCATGGCCTGCGAGGTCGACGCCAAGCCGGCGGGGAAGATCGGGTTCCTCCGCGTGTGGACCGGTGAACCGGGCGACGCGGACGCGCGCAGCGTGCTGGAGGACTTCGTGGCCGCCGAGAAGGGGGCGAGCGGGGCCAAGTACCGCACGTTCAAGACGGGCGACGTCACCGGCACCGAGGTCGAGTACGTCACCACCAGCGAGCTTCTCGAGGAGACGAAGGCGGAACACGCGCTCGCCGTCACCACGTCCCAGGGTCCCGTCGTCCTGCATCTCGGCGGTATGGACACCGAGGAGCACGAGGCCATGCTCCCGGCCTACGAGCTCGCCAAGAGCACCCTGCACGCCACCACCGCCTGA
- a CDS encoding cupin domain-containing protein: protein MNRPSPVETRPTVEPVPALLADGLLTERLALAVPEATRVVVTDYEIPPGGSLPWHYHEGRVVAVVTAGVLTRTLADGSECVTPAGGCVVEPVGPQGVHMAQNREREPLRICALFFLPQGRPLSTRAEPPAAVAYG from the coding sequence GTGAACCGCCCGTCGCCCGTGGAGACCCGCCCCACCGTCGAACCCGTGCCGGCCCTGCTCGCCGACGGCCTCCTCACCGAACGGCTCGCCCTGGCCGTACCCGAGGCCACCAGGGTCGTGGTGACGGACTACGAGATCCCGCCCGGCGGTTCGCTGCCCTGGCACTACCACGAGGGCCGGGTCGTCGCCGTGGTGACTGCGGGCGTCCTGACCCGGACCCTGGCGGACGGGTCCGAGTGCGTGACGCCCGCCGGCGGGTGCGTCGTCGAGCCGGTGGGGCCGCAGGGCGTGCACATGGCGCAGAACCGGGAGCGGGAGCCCCTGCGTATCTGCGCCCTCTTCTTCCTTCCGCAGGGCAGGCCGCTGTCTACGCGCGCAGAACCGCCGGCCGCCGTCGCGTACGGCTGA
- a CDS encoding DUF1996 domain-containing protein: MAANVYASATDGGSVEVAGVGAVTIDCPDVGSGLTSVPEGAAPEVDRELALLDEQIAAAYHQLQDQAQAVREDNSFADNAVMNPLKEKRGATIQRIADAIDRAGDRPEGLDALAACTLRITAEQVQNQDQKQNQDQEQSQGQGEQGQDQDQGAGQNDQQGNGGQAGNGPVAADYADISTVQPAQQTPDPGSGPSRGTFVTSCGVNANGLFNSDNVIVAPGVTNGAHHFHDYVGNQSNSAFASDDDLAKAGTSCVDQGDKSTYYWPVLRLQNGTREQDAGSPGGGIEGNAGEIVTPKDVTLTFVGNPRSQVTAMPRLLRIITGDAKAFVNGPANANASWSCTGFEDRQLKDKYPLCPAGSDVVRTFRFQSCWDGTNIDSANHRTHVAFATADGSCPAGFKAVPQLVQRIVYDVDAPSLADGGRTTPLFAVDSFPEQLHKPVTDHGDFINVFDDDLMREMADCINEGRTCGAGNGSGDGSNGGADNGGNNGSGDGSNGNGDDNGSGNGGNNGSGDNNGNGNGDNGSGEGTQEPSQAPGAPASQPATTDPAGTEPNAGNAGSGGVTGSPESRVYTKPSAKAATSAPPATGSQGEIGTPVTAPEQTPAPAGTAPGTTTPDTTTPATTAPDTTAPGGTQPQAVQRGGLAETGADLWPAAAGGLLVIAGFVVLWRNARRTH, translated from the coding sequence ATGGCGGCGAACGTCTACGCCTCGGCCACCGACGGCGGTTCCGTGGAAGTGGCGGGAGTCGGCGCCGTCACGATCGACTGTCCCGACGTCGGCAGCGGCCTGACGTCCGTCCCGGAGGGGGCCGCGCCCGAGGTCGACCGCGAACTCGCCCTCCTCGACGAGCAGATCGCCGCCGCCTACCACCAACTCCAGGACCAGGCGCAGGCCGTGCGGGAGGACAACTCCTTCGCCGACAACGCGGTCATGAACCCGCTGAAGGAGAAGCGCGGCGCGACGATCCAGCGCATCGCGGACGCCATCGACCGGGCCGGCGACCGCCCGGAGGGCCTGGACGCCCTCGCCGCCTGCACACTGCGGATCACCGCGGAGCAGGTACAGAACCAGGACCAGAAGCAGAACCAGGACCAGGAGCAGAGCCAGGGCCAGGGTGAGCAGGGTCAGGATCAGGACCAAGGGGCGGGGCAGAACGACCAGCAGGGCAACGGCGGCCAGGCCGGGAACGGGCCCGTCGCCGCGGACTACGCGGACATCAGCACCGTCCAGCCCGCTCAGCAGACCCCGGACCCCGGTTCCGGCCCCTCTCGCGGCACCTTCGTCACCAGTTGCGGAGTCAACGCGAACGGCCTGTTCAACTCCGACAACGTGATCGTCGCCCCGGGCGTCACCAACGGCGCCCACCACTTCCACGACTACGTCGGCAACCAGTCCAACAGCGCCTTCGCCTCCGACGACGACCTGGCGAAGGCCGGGACGAGCTGTGTGGACCAGGGCGACAAGTCCACCTACTACTGGCCCGTCCTGCGTCTGCAGAACGGCACTCGGGAGCAGGACGCGGGCAGTCCGGGCGGCGGTATCGAGGGCAACGCCGGCGAGATCGTCACCCCGAAGGACGTCACGCTGACCTTCGTCGGCAACCCGCGCAGCCAGGTCACCGCCATGCCCCGGCTGCTGCGCATCATCACCGGCGACGCCAAGGCGTTCGTCAACGGCCCGGCCAACGCCAACGCGTCCTGGAGCTGCACCGGGTTCGAGGACCGGCAGCTGAAGGACAAGTACCCGCTCTGCCCGGCCGGCAGCGACGTGGTGCGCACGTTCCGCTTCCAGAGCTGCTGGGACGGCACCAACATCGACAGCGCCAACCACCGCACCCACGTCGCCTTCGCCACAGCCGACGGCTCCTGCCCGGCCGGCTTCAAGGCCGTTCCGCAGCTGGTGCAGCGCATCGTGTACGACGTCGACGCGCCGAGCCTGGCCGACGGCGGCAGGACCACCCCGCTGTTCGCGGTGGACTCCTTCCCCGAGCAGCTGCACAAGCCGGTGACGGACCACGGCGACTTCATCAACGTCTTCGACGACGACCTGATGCGCGAGATGGCCGACTGCATCAACGAGGGCCGCACCTGTGGCGCGGGCAACGGGTCGGGCGACGGTTCCAACGGCGGTGCCGACAACGGCGGCAACAACGGGTCGGGCGACGGTTCCAACGGAAACGGGGACGACAACGGTTCCGGCAACGGCGGCAACAACGGTTCGGGCGACAACAACGGCAACGGCAACGGCGACAACGGCTCCGGCGAGGGCACGCAGGAACCGTCCCAGGCTCCCGGGGCACCCGCGAGTCAGCCCGCGACCACCGACCCCGCCGGCACCGAGCCCAACGCGGGCAACGCCGGTTCCGGTGGCGTGACCGGCAGCCCCGAGTCCCGTGTCTACACCAAGCCCTCGGCCAAGGCGGCCACCTCCGCGCCGCCCGCCACCGGCTCGCAGGGCGAGATCGGCACCCCCGTGACCGCCCCCGAGCAGACCCCGGCCCCGGCCGGAACGGCTCCCGGCACCACCACTCCGGACACCACCACTCCGGCCACCACCGCTCCCGACACCACGGCCCCCGGTGGGACCCAACCGCAGGCCGTCCAGCGCGGCGGACTCGCCGAGACGGGCGCCGACCTGTGGCCCGCGGCCGCCGGAGGCCTGCTGGTGATCGCCGGCTTCGTCGTGCTGTGGCGCAACGCACGCCGTACGCACTGA
- a CDS encoding diacylglycerol/lipid kinase family protein, whose product MNETRRTKWALPHLGPAQRDAVARARGWARLALVLVAVCVAVVMAGAGSGGWLILLAGFALLALAGAGVWWMLAHRGGPRLLGGLLAVVAPMGVLVMYAMSGLWPVAVGALALWAGALASARASLRSVRRPKGTHGRKTPPPRRPVLIMNVRSGGGKVEKHGLVERAEELGARVVLLGTDDTYVDPAVEARRAVAEGADLLGVAGGDGTQALVAAVAAEHDVPFLVVAAGTRNHFAMDLGLDRADPVRSLDALTHGVELRVDLGDVSGRPFVNTVSFGAYAEIVQSPEYRDAKAATALDHLPDLLQGGSGPTLDVRTDDTHIHAPQALLVSNNAYARADPLGGGRRPRLDAGLLGVIGVRVEGAAQAAELALLGERAGSITSVTSRRVVVEADRERIAVAVDGEALELATPVVCTVRPAALRVRVPRHRPGAAYAPPTVDWRRIVRLALGHPDPRTIKEAYDV is encoded by the coding sequence GTGAACGAGACACGTAGGACGAAATGGGCGCTGCCGCACCTCGGCCCGGCACAGCGGGACGCCGTCGCCCGCGCACGGGGCTGGGCCAGGCTCGCCCTGGTGCTGGTCGCGGTCTGCGTCGCGGTGGTGATGGCGGGCGCGGGATCGGGCGGCTGGCTGATCCTGCTCGCCGGATTCGCCCTTCTCGCGCTGGCCGGGGCGGGCGTGTGGTGGATGCTGGCGCATCGTGGCGGCCCCCGGCTGCTCGGCGGCCTGCTGGCGGTCGTCGCGCCCATGGGCGTGCTGGTGATGTATGCCATGTCCGGCCTGTGGCCGGTGGCGGTGGGCGCGCTCGCCCTGTGGGCGGGGGCCCTGGCCTCGGCCCGGGCCTCGCTGCGCAGTGTGCGCCGACCCAAGGGCACGCACGGCCGTAAGACCCCGCCACCGCGCCGACCGGTCCTGATCATGAACGTCCGCTCCGGCGGCGGGAAGGTCGAGAAGCACGGTCTTGTCGAGCGGGCCGAGGAACTCGGCGCCCGGGTGGTCCTGCTCGGCACCGACGACACCTATGTCGACCCGGCGGTGGAGGCTCGCCGGGCCGTCGCCGAGGGCGCGGACCTGCTCGGCGTCGCGGGCGGCGACGGCACCCAGGCGCTGGTCGCGGCCGTGGCCGCCGAACACGACGTGCCCTTCCTGGTCGTCGCGGCCGGTACCCGCAACCACTTCGCCATGGACCTGGGCCTCGACCGCGCCGACCCCGTGCGCAGCCTCGACGCCCTCACCCACGGCGTCGAACTCCGCGTCGACCTCGGCGACGTCAGCGGACGGCCCTTCGTGAACACCGTCTCCTTCGGGGCGTACGCGGAGATAGTGCAGAGCCCCGAGTACCGCGACGCCAAGGCCGCCACCGCCCTCGACCACCTGCCCGACCTGCTGCAGGGCGGCTCCGGCCCGACCCTGGACGTCCGCACGGACGACACCCACATCCATGCGCCGCAGGCCCTCCTGGTCAGCAACAACGCCTACGCCCGCGCCGACCCGCTCGGCGGCGGCCGCCGTCCCCGGCTGGACGCCGGACTGCTCGGAGTGATCGGCGTCCGGGTGGAGGGCGCGGCCCAGGCCGCCGAACTCGCCCTGCTCGGCGAGCGCGCGGGCAGCATCACCTCGGTGACCTCCCGGCGGGTCGTCGTCGAGGCCGACCGGGAGCGCATCGCGGTGGCCGTCGACGGCGAGGCACTCGAACTGGCCACCCCCGTCGTGTGCACGGTACGGCCCGCCGCGCTGCGGGTCCGGGTGCCCCGGCACCGCCCGGGCGCCGCCTACGCGCCCCCCACGGTCGACTGGCGGCGCATCGTCCGCCTCGCGCTCGGCCATCCCGACCCCCGCACGATCAAGGAGGCCTACGATGTCTGA
- a CDS encoding phosphatase PAP2 family protein, which yields MSDRRPKLSTPRLVSDLATMDQALYETVTVTRTPTLDTALRRLSAAADHSKLSFAVATALALRGGRPRRAAALGVAAIGVASATANLLGKQLVRRPRPYRAEDSPFPGRHVPMPQSASFPSGHTASAVAFAAAVGPTLPVSAVPLGLLACAVGYSRIHTGVHYPGDVVAGALLGTGAAAVVLALAARVEP from the coding sequence ATGTCTGACCGCCGGCCGAAGCTTTCCACCCCGCGTCTGGTCAGTGACCTGGCCACCATGGACCAGGCCCTGTACGAGACGGTCACGGTGACCAGGACACCCACTCTGGACACCGCGCTGCGCCGGCTGTCGGCCGCCGCCGACCACTCCAAGCTCTCCTTCGCGGTCGCCACGGCGCTCGCCCTGCGCGGCGGCCGCCCGCGCCGTGCCGCCGCCCTCGGCGTCGCGGCCATCGGCGTCGCCTCGGCGACCGCCAACCTGCTCGGCAAGCAGCTCGTACGCCGTCCGCGGCCGTACCGTGCCGAGGACTCGCCGTTCCCGGGCCGGCACGTGCCGATGCCGCAGTCCGCGTCGTTCCCGTCCGGGCACACCGCTTCGGCCGTCGCCTTCGCCGCCGCCGTCGGCCCGACCCTGCCGGTCTCCGCGGTCCCGCTGGGCCTGCTGGCCTGTGCGGTCGGCTACTCACGGATCCACACCGGCGTGCACTACCCGGGCGACGTCGTGGCCGGCGCGCTGCTGGGCACGGGTGCGGCGGCGGTGGTCCTGGCGCTCGCCGCCCGCGTCGAACCCTGA
- a CDS encoding class I SAM-dependent methyltransferase, translated as MTDEDDGRRAARVFDALGAAYEKAFAHSEAHRRSLEWLLGRLGPGSHVLDVGSGTGRPTAETLARAGHEVLGVDVSPVMVDLAARQVPQATFRCVDVRELPLEKSSLDAVCVYFSLLQMEREQQSALIGRLGRALRPGGSLALATVPLDVEGVDAVFMGQPVRVTSFAGEDLVDVVAGAGLTVLAEENVLFTPDHPEAVPEPHLFLRCGRE; from the coding sequence TTGACGGACGAGGACGACGGTCGGCGGGCGGCGCGGGTGTTCGACGCGCTGGGAGCCGCGTACGAGAAGGCGTTCGCGCACTCGGAGGCGCACCGCCGGTCCCTGGAGTGGCTGCTCGGCCGGCTCGGGCCGGGCAGTCATGTGCTGGACGTCGGCAGCGGCACGGGGCGGCCCACGGCGGAGACCCTCGCACGGGCGGGTCACGAGGTGCTGGGCGTCGACGTCTCCCCCGTCATGGTCGACCTCGCCGCGCGCCAGGTGCCGCAGGCGACGTTCCGCTGCGTCGACGTGCGTGAACTCCCCTTGGAGAAAAGCTCGTTGGACGCTGTCTGCGTGTACTTCTCGCTGCTCCAGATGGAACGTGAGCAGCAGAGCGCCCTGATCGGCCGGCTGGGGCGGGCGCTGCGGCCCGGAGGCAGTCTCGCGCTCGCCACCGTGCCGCTGGACGTGGAGGGGGTCGACGCCGTGTTCATGGGGCAGCCCGTGCGGGTGACCAGTTTCGCCGGCGAGGATCTCGTCGACGTGGTCGCCGGGGCCGGACTGACCGTGCTGGCCGAGGAGAACGTACTGTTCACCCCCGACCATCCCGAGGCCGTGCCCGAGCCCCATCTCTTCCTCCGCTGCGGCAGGGAGTAG
- a CDS encoding serine/threonine-protein kinase — protein MVEELHSAAAVAEQSGGAGRYTEAVRQYRKLVDRATRALGPHDPETLRMRHQGAHWTGESGKPEAAIELFARLFADQETHQGAGHPHTHLALHQLAHWHGRAGRHEEAVRRYEAMRRTAEAEGRTEAALDLQCNVGHWQSEAGDTAAALRTFTEMLRSAERELGPTHRITGIARNYYARLAGGLPLGQEGGHDGVGDLFEAARAVEAAGDVRRAMRMYRQLADTNEQLYGAGSEQTLDARVAQAKAAVAAEEFATASGVFQQVLDCLELRGQGPGDPEYDILSAQRDGLAARAGETVLRVGQEAGRALAQDVVSAPLTAFGLLTGRSGTGVATVVTGIAEQTGGRGPRAVPVERWQLLLNQLADQGHEVFALYFARPAPEPTAEDADLCGRLGLPAVCVEARDGERVDAQAFSFGPDGPVAVTLQVVAAEEPRDRPPSPAAPPAATVFDDGAQALGDWRGQPRARASRMADDPPAFGSYEVLQRIGKGGFGRVYLCRDADGILVAVKTLHAEYAADADIREGFAHEVQAARRVREERFTVPVIAADTAGDTPWMAVPYVSAPSLQEFVQRFGALDEPTVRRVGAGIATALTAIHEAGIVHLDLKPANVLMTEDGPRVIDFGIAQIERLTEPREGFAGTYAYASPEQLRGDARFTPASDVFSLGTLLARLTLGRLPWGSDAPAVVENIRTNSPDLSGLPADLDRVVRGCLHPDPAQRPTPAEVAAALLPEAAGSGPVDAPSLSAKARDLIREHATLPVTLRHETLAYTRSETQRTTVAGAGDAETAKASAARIDEAEDRVARSRETAREIEARVLAWEQGGGSRSTEQARRECGEFLAEARERLGGRHPLTLRLSVSYALLSCAEPGGVARAGRAVAEAAVHLGEEHPTVRDARTLLALLDAGGMG, from the coding sequence GTGGTGGAGGAGCTGCACTCCGCGGCGGCCGTCGCCGAGCAGAGCGGCGGGGCTGGGCGGTACACGGAGGCGGTGCGGCAGTACCGCAAGCTGGTCGACCGGGCCACCCGCGCCCTGGGGCCGCACGACCCCGAGACGCTCCGCATGCGCCACCAAGGCGCCCACTGGACCGGTGAGTCGGGGAAACCGGAGGCCGCGATCGAGCTGTTCGCACGGCTCTTCGCCGACCAGGAGACGCATCAGGGAGCCGGCCATCCGCACACCCACCTGGCCCTTCACCAGCTGGCCCACTGGCACGGCCGGGCCGGCCGTCACGAGGAGGCCGTGCGCCGGTACGAGGCGATGCGGCGCACGGCCGAGGCGGAGGGCCGTACCGAGGCCGCGCTGGACCTCCAGTGCAACGTCGGGCACTGGCAGTCGGAGGCCGGCGACACCGCCGCCGCGCTTCGCACGTTCACCGAGATGCTGCGGAGCGCCGAGCGGGAGCTGGGCCCGACCCACCGGATCACCGGCATCGCCAGGAACTACTACGCGCGACTCGCCGGAGGCCTGCCGCTCGGCCAGGAGGGCGGCCACGACGGGGTGGGGGACCTCTTCGAAGCGGCCCGCGCCGTCGAGGCGGCGGGCGACGTGCGGCGGGCCATGCGCATGTACAGGCAACTCGCCGACACCAACGAGCAGTTGTACGGGGCGGGCAGCGAGCAGACCCTGGACGCGCGCGTCGCCCAGGCGAAGGCGGCGGTCGCCGCGGAGGAGTTCGCGACGGCGAGCGGTGTCTTCCAACAGGTCCTGGACTGCCTGGAGTTGCGGGGCCAGGGTCCGGGAGACCCGGAGTACGACATCCTGAGCGCCCAGCGCGACGGGCTCGCCGCGCGGGCCGGAGAGACCGTGCTGCGGGTCGGCCAGGAGGCGGGCCGGGCGCTGGCCCAGGACGTGGTCTCGGCGCCGCTCACGGCGTTCGGCCTGCTGACGGGCCGGAGCGGGACCGGGGTGGCCACGGTGGTCACCGGCATCGCGGAGCAGACCGGCGGTCGCGGGCCGCGGGCGGTGCCCGTCGAGCGGTGGCAGCTCCTGCTGAACCAACTGGCGGACCAGGGCCACGAGGTGTTCGCCCTCTACTTCGCCCGCCCCGCACCGGAGCCGACGGCCGAGGACGCCGACCTGTGCGGGCGGCTGGGGCTGCCGGCGGTGTGCGTCGAGGCACGCGACGGCGAACGGGTCGACGCGCAGGCGTTCTCGTTCGGGCCCGACGGCCCCGTTGCGGTGACGTTGCAGGTGGTCGCGGCGGAGGAACCGCGCGACCGACCGCCCTCCCCCGCCGCACCGCCCGCGGCCACCGTGTTCGACGACGGGGCCCAGGCTCTCGGCGACTGGCGCGGCCAACCCCGGGCCCGCGCGTCCCGGATGGCCGACGACCCGCCCGCCTTCGGCTCCTACGAGGTCCTGCAACGCATCGGCAAGGGCGGTTTCGGGCGGGTCTACCTGTGCCGGGACGCCGACGGAATCCTCGTCGCCGTCAAGACGCTGCACGCCGAGTACGCGGCGGACGCCGACATCCGGGAGGGTTTCGCCCACGAGGTGCAGGCCGCGCGCCGGGTGCGCGAGGAGCGGTTCACCGTCCCCGTGATCGCCGCCGACACTGCCGGTGACACCCCGTGGATGGCCGTGCCGTACGTCTCCGCGCCGTCCCTGCAGGAGTTCGTCCAGCGGTTCGGCGCGCTGGACGAGCCGACCGTGCGCCGCGTGGGCGCGGGCATCGCGACCGCGCTCACCGCGATCCACGAGGCGGGGATCGTCCACCTCGACCTGAAGCCGGCCAACGTGCTGATGACCGAGGACGGGCCGCGCGTCATCGACTTCGGCATCGCCCAGATCGAGCGGCTGACCGAGCCCCGCGAGGGGTTCGCGGGCACCTACGCGTACGCCTCCCCCGAGCAGCTGCGCGGCGACGCCCGCTTCACCCCGGCCAGCGACGTCTTCTCCCTCGGCACGCTCCTGGCACGGCTCACGCTCGGCCGTCTGCCGTGGGGCAGCGACGCACCGGCCGTCGTGGAGAACATCCGTACGAACTCCCCCGACCTGTCGGGGCTGCCCGCCGACCTCGACCGCGTCGTCCGGGGCTGTCTGCACCCGGACCCCGCCCAGCGGCCCACACCCGCCGAGGTCGCCGCGGCACTGCTTCCGGAGGCGGCCGGGTCGGGACCGGTCGACGCACCGTCGCTCTCCGCAAAGGCCCGCGACCTGATCCGCGAGCACGCCACGCTGCCGGTCACCCTGCGGCACGAGACGCTGGCGTACACGAGGAGCGAGACGCAGCGCACCACCGTCGCTGGTGCCGGTGACGCCGAGACGGCGAAGGCGAGCGCGGCTCGGATCGACGAGGCCGAGGACCGGGTGGCGCGGTCGCGGGAGACGGCCCGGGAGATCGAGGCGCGGGTCCTGGCGTGGGAGCAGGGTGGCGGGTCGAGGTCCACTGAGCAGGCTCGCCGGGAGTGCGGGGAGTTCCTCGCCGAGGCCCGCGAGCGGCTGGGCGGCCGGCATCCGCTCACCCTGCGGCTTTCGGTGTCGTACGCCCTGTTGAGCTGCGCGGAGCCGGGCGGGGTCGCCCGCGCCGGGCGGGCGGTGGCGGAGGCCGCCGTGCACCTGGGCGAGGAGCATCCCACGGTGCGCGACGCCCGCACACTGCTGGCGCTGCTCGACGCGGGCGGGATGGGCTGA